Proteins found in one Luteimonas chenhongjianii genomic segment:
- a CDS encoding flagellar hook capping FlgD N-terminal domain-containing protein: protein MSTIANDIYSSLGIAGAPKAADKKAESLGQADFLRLMTEQLKHQDPLKPMENSAFLGQLAQFSTVQGIEGLNATVNGFAGSMATDQLLRGATMVGREVLLPSAKLALPDGGEAGGIVAAPSSGMVTFEITDPNGLPVRQFTVPAKAAGEVAFEWDGTNTAGEKLPPGAYGITARHVTETGTATSLGTYVRGKVQSVSVGSDGLYLDLEGLGTAPLAHVLRVG, encoded by the coding sequence ATGAGCACGATCGCCAACGACATCTACAGCAGCCTCGGCATTGCCGGCGCGCCGAAGGCCGCCGACAAGAAGGCCGAGTCCCTGGGCCAAGCCGATTTCCTGCGCCTGATGACCGAACAGCTCAAGCACCAGGACCCGCTCAAGCCGATGGAGAACAGCGCGTTCCTCGGCCAGCTGGCGCAGTTCTCCACCGTGCAGGGCATCGAGGGCCTCAACGCGACCGTCAATGGTTTCGCCGGCTCGATGGCGACCGACCAGCTGCTGCGCGGCGCGACGATGGTCGGCCGCGAGGTGCTGCTGCCGTCCGCCAAGCTCGCACTGCCCGATGGCGGCGAGGCCGGCGGCATCGTGGCCGCGCCCTCGTCGGGCATGGTCACCTTCGAAATCACCGACCCCAACGGCTTGCCGGTGCGCCAGTTCACCGTGCCTGCCAAGGCCGCCGGCGAGGTGGCGTTCGAATGGGACGGCACCAATACCGCCGGCGAAAAACTGCCGCCCGGCGCCTACGGCATCACCGCCAGACACGTCACCGAGACCGGGACGGCGACCAGCCTCGGCACCTACGTGCGCGGCAAGGTGCAGAGCGTCTCGGTGGGCTCGGACGGGCTCTACCTCGACCTCGAAGGCCTCGGCACCGCCCCGCTCGCCCACGTTCTGCGCGTCGGCTGA
- the flgC gene encoding flagellar basal body rod protein FlgC, with protein sequence MSNLPIFDVAGSALQAQSVRLSTLASNLANADSVAGSPDQVYRPLEAVFRATAHGSDPSLTNVQVAGIVERDTPPVQRYEPGHPLADEQGYVYAPDVDPVSQMVNMISASRSYQAGVEMLNTAKELAMATLTMGR encoded by the coding sequence ATGAGCAATCTGCCGATCTTCGACGTCGCCGGCTCCGCCCTGCAGGCGCAGTCGGTGCGCCTGAGTACGCTGGCCAGCAACCTGGCCAATGCCGACTCGGTCGCCGGCTCGCCCGATCAGGTCTACCGACCGCTCGAGGCCGTGTTCCGGGCCACCGCCCATGGCAGCGATCCGTCGCTGACCAACGTGCAGGTGGCGGGCATCGTCGAGCGCGACACCCCGCCGGTCCAGCGTTACGAGCCGGGCCATCCGCTGGCCGACGAACAGGGCTACGTCTACGCGCCGGACGTCGATCCGGTCTCGCAGATGGTCAACATGATCTCCGCCTCGCGCAGCTACCAGGCCGGCGTGGAGATGCTCAATACCGCCAAGGAACTGGCGATGGCCACCCTGACGATGGGCCGCTAG
- the flgB gene encoding flagellar basal body rod protein FlgB: MSNPISSYLGLQADALPLREQRMKLIASNLANADTPGYQARDLDFNAALASAARVREAGNATAREQGNRIPLSGFDTLQPFEMARIASQGSLDGNTVDPDAERAAYGRAALEYRASLSFLESKVRTLLTAITGQ, from the coding sequence ATGTCCAATCCGATCTCGTCCTATCTCGGGCTGCAGGCCGACGCTCTGCCGTTGCGCGAGCAGCGCATGAAGCTGATCGCCAGCAATCTGGCGAACGCGGACACTCCCGGCTACCAGGCACGTGACCTGGATTTCAACGCCGCCCTCGCCAGCGCCGCGCGGGTCCGCGAGGCGGGCAACGCAACGGCACGCGAACAGGGCAACCGGATTCCGCTGTCGGGCTTCGACACGTTGCAACCCTTCGAAATGGCGCGCATCGCCAGCCAGGGCAGTCTCGACGGCAATACCGTCGATCCCGACGCAGAGCGGGCCGCCTACGGCCGCGCCGCGCTCGAGTACCGCGCATCGCTGAGCTTCCTCGAGTCGAAGGTCCGCACCCTCCTGACCGCCATCACGGGACAGTAA
- a CDS encoding chemotaxis protein, which produces MSQDLLDRIDQRTRLAGHNRLALLLFRLGGRQVFGVNVFKVQEVLRRPNLFQVPGLPLQFAGVADVRGRSVPVLDLGLGIGHPERAQDDLPGYLVVTEFNRSVQGFLVSDVERIVNIAVEDILPPPDLGADGGYLTAVTRFQGELIQVIDVESVLADISQARMDADLSSEYALPEGAPPMQVLVVDDSRVARQQIRSVLDQLGVGVTLLSDGRQALDHLLQLHAAGEPPSQRYALVVSDIEMPAMDGYTLTTEIRRHPGLSDLFVLLHTSLSGVFNTSMVQSVGADAFVAKYSPHDLADEVLKRLNAVAEAAGGRLVANA; this is translated from the coding sequence ATGTCGCAGGATCTGCTCGACCGCATCGACCAACGCACCCGTCTCGCCGGCCACAACCGGCTGGCGCTGCTGCTGTTCCGCCTCGGCGGGCGCCAGGTTTTTGGCGTCAACGTGTTCAAGGTGCAGGAAGTGCTGCGCCGGCCCAACCTGTTCCAGGTACCGGGCCTGCCGTTGCAGTTCGCCGGCGTGGCCGACGTGCGCGGACGCAGCGTGCCCGTGCTCGATCTCGGCCTGGGAATCGGCCATCCCGAGCGCGCCCAGGACGACCTGCCCGGCTACCTGGTGGTGACCGAGTTCAACCGCTCGGTGCAGGGTTTCCTGGTCAGCGACGTCGAGCGCATCGTCAACATCGCGGTCGAGGACATCCTGCCGCCCCCCGATCTCGGTGCCGATGGCGGATATCTGACCGCGGTGACCCGTTTCCAGGGCGAACTGATCCAGGTCATCGACGTGGAAAGCGTGCTGGCGGACATCTCCCAGGCACGCATGGACGCCGACCTGTCCTCCGAATACGCGCTGCCCGAGGGCGCGCCGCCGATGCAGGTACTGGTGGTCGATGACTCCCGTGTCGCGCGCCAGCAGATCCGCAGCGTGCTCGACCAGCTCGGCGTCGGCGTCACCCTGCTCTCGGACGGGCGCCAGGCGCTCGACCACCTCCTGCAGCTGCACGCGGCCGGCGAGCCGCCGTCGCAGCGCTACGCCCTGGTGGTGTCGGACATCGAAATGCCGGCGATGGATGGCTACACGCTGACGACGGAAATCCGTCGACACCCGGGCCTGTCGGACCTGTTCGTGCTGCTGCACACGTCCTTGTCGGGCGTGTTCAATACCTCGATGGTGCAGAGCGTGGGCGCCGACGCGTTCGTCGCCAAGTACAGCCCCCACGACCTGGCCGACGAGGTGCTCAAACGCCTGAACGCCGTGGCCGAGGCCGCCGGCGGGCGTCTGGTCGCGAACGCCTGA
- the flgA gene encoding flagellar basal body P-ring formation chaperone FlgA, which translates to MLLPLPTLIAWRRLAVRLAVGALLAAWGASAVANPFQPVESIRAAALSTAEAGEEADASLDPALRMPRCAQALQARRTGAATVEVACPEGWRLFVPLRVRRQQSVLVLSRSVAAGEAITADTFMTQQRDATRIAGAAIADPAEAIGRSARRTLVAGSVLTAGDLVTPRLVRRGDTIALVSSQGGIEVRMAGRALADAGVRERVSVENLSSRRVVQGTVDEAGDVRVGR; encoded by the coding sequence ATGCTCCTTCCGCTGCCCACCCTCATTGCATGGCGCCGACTGGCAGTCCGCCTCGCCGTGGGCGCGCTGCTCGCGGCCTGGGGCGCCAGCGCCGTGGCCAATCCCTTCCAGCCGGTGGAATCGATCCGCGCCGCCGCGCTGTCGACCGCGGAAGCGGGCGAAGAGGCGGACGCGAGCCTCGACCCGGCGCTGCGGATGCCGCGCTGCGCGCAAGCGCTGCAGGCCCGGCGGACCGGCGCCGCCACCGTGGAAGTGGCCTGCCCGGAAGGCTGGCGTCTGTTCGTGCCGCTGCGCGTGCGCCGCCAGCAGAGCGTCCTGGTGCTGTCGCGCAGCGTCGCTGCAGGCGAGGCGATCACGGCCGATACCTTCATGACCCAGCAGCGCGATGCCACCCGCATCGCCGGCGCGGCGATCGCCGATCCGGCAGAAGCGATCGGCCGCAGCGCCCGGCGCACCCTGGTGGCCGGCAGCGTGCTGACCGCTGGAGACCTGGTGACGCCGCGCCTGGTGCGGCGGGGCGATACCATCGCCCTGGTGTCGAGCCAGGGCGGGATCGAAGTGCGGATGGCGGGGCGGGCGCTGGCCGATGCCGGGGTTCGCGAGCGCGTCAGCGTCGAGAACCTCAGCTCGCGCAGAGTGGTGCAGGGAACCGTCGACGAGGCCGGCGACGTGCGGGTCGGGCGTTGA